A window of Plasmodium brasilianum strain Bolivian I chromosome 8, whole genome shotgun sequence contains these coding sequences:
- a CDS encoding hypothetical protein (conserved Plasmodium protein) — MIHNSSTSKKKFLTFNESKVLVASTLRTGRGIEMLNKIINEKYLLRKEYNNLKLLTKLGLLEKQKLGYSLWFIERKIRYKLIITFNEFYYKCKISECVQEKKKKCYKNYNGFKKVYGLFKLESIIQLKAKKLVQNFFSKFFVFKELFLYSKKGKKGIDNVSLHQKETSIVNIQTNCTFPKDYEYYKCTNYHLHKKFPLRNINCASAKEINYVYNNNYMENKNTTKQNYSLNKSYTLLPLIPYYYDNLPSIKMSHHNKDLIKNDYIR, encoded by the coding sequence ATAGTTCCACATCGAAGAAAAAGTTTCTCACGTTCAATGAGAGCAAAGTATTAGTTGCCAGTACTTTAAGAACTGGAAGAGGAATAGaaatgttaaataaaataattaatgaaaaatatttgttaagaaaggaatataataatttaaaactcCTGACCAAATTAGGACTTTTGGAAAAACAGAAACTTGGTTATAGTTTATGGTTtatagaaagaaaaattagaTACAAATTGATCATCACATTTAacgaattttattataaatgtaaaatttctGAATGTgttcaggaaaaaaaaaaaaaatgttataaaaattataatggcTTTAAAAAGGTATATGGATTATTTAAGTTAGAGTCAATAATTCAGTTAAAGGCGAAAAAATTagtacaaaattttttttctaaattttttgtatttaaagAATTGTTTTTGTATagcaaaaaaggaaagaaaggAATAGATAATGTCTCGTTACATCAAAAAGAAACTAGTATTGTGAATATCCAAACTAATTGCACATTTCCAAAAGACTATGAATACTATAAATGTACGAATTATCATTTACACAAAAAATTTCCTTTGAGAAATATCAATTGCGCGAGCGCAAAAGAGATAaactatgtatataataataattatatggaaaataaaaacacaacaaaacaaaattactCATTGAACAAATCGTATACCTTACTACCGTTAATACCTTATTATTACGATAATTTGCCCTCTATTAAAATGTCTCATCATAATAAAGATTTgattaaaaatgattatatcAGATAG